One Desulfobacterales bacterium genomic region harbors:
- the pnp gene encoding polyribonucleotide nucleotidyltransferase, with the protein MEFSVEEKIGGKTFSIKSGKLAKQASGSVVVQYEDTVVLITVVSANEEKVKGDFIPLTVEYQERIYAAGRIPGNYFRREIGRPSDKEILTARLIDRSIRPLFKKGFAYETQVIATVLSTDRENDPDMLAMVGTSAAILISDIPFDGPIAGVRVARIDGKLVINPKSSEWEKADINIVVTGSRAGIVMVEGGGNEMAEADMLDAIFFGHKAMQPLIDMQIKLQESIGKLKRQFDLNEKDTNLVNIIESNASSIIDVLLIPEKLKRYEAIGKVKKEIIEKLPDEYKDSKDAVSEIFHDLVRKKTRELILSGRRIDGRKFDEIRNIFCEVGLLPRPHGSALFTRGETQVFGVLTLGSGQDELRVETLTGDTSKAFMLHYNFPPFSVGEVRRISGPSRRDIGHGALATRAIEKVLPLSTEFDYTIRLVAEVLESNGSSSMGSVCAGILALMDGGVPISSPVAGIAMGLIKEDDTIIILSDILGDEDHTGDMDFKIAGTRNGVTAVQMDIKIKELSREIMDKALEQAKKGRLFILDKMMAAIGQSRSEISSYAPKVYSVKINPDKIRDVIGPHGKMIKSLQAETNTRIEIDDTGLVKISAENQDEGEVALKMIKAIGLDPEIGEIYDGTVVKVTDFGAFVQIKPGSEGLVHISQLASHHVKKVTEVVNEGDKLLVKVMEIGRDGKIRLSHKATVEDKNDRNRK; encoded by the coding sequence ATGGAGTTTTCAGTTGAAGAAAAGATAGGCGGAAAAACCTTTTCAATAAAATCGGGGAAGCTAGCAAAACAAGCTTCAGGATCCGTTGTAGTTCAATATGAAGATACTGTAGTATTGATAACGGTAGTTTCGGCTAATGAAGAAAAAGTAAAAGGGGATTTTATTCCTCTTACAGTAGAATATCAAGAACGAATTTATGCGGCAGGAAGAATACCTGGTAATTATTTTAGACGAGAGATAGGCAGACCAAGTGATAAAGAGATCCTAACTGCAAGATTAATAGACAGATCAATACGTCCTTTATTTAAAAAGGGATTTGCGTATGAAACACAAGTAATTGCTACCGTTCTTTCTACTGATAGGGAAAACGATCCTGATATGCTTGCAATGGTAGGCACTTCCGCGGCAATCCTTATATCCGATATTCCTTTTGACGGTCCAATAGCTGGGGTACGTGTAGCTCGTATAGATGGAAAGCTTGTTATAAACCCTAAAAGTTCAGAATGGGAAAAAGCTGATATAAATATAGTTGTAACTGGATCAAGGGCTGGAATTGTTATGGTAGAGGGAGGCGGCAATGAAATGGCGGAGGCAGATATGCTTGACGCTATATTCTTTGGCCATAAAGCTATGCAACCATTGATTGATATGCAAATAAAACTCCAAGAAAGTATTGGAAAATTAAAAAGACAATTTGATTTAAATGAAAAAGATACAAATTTAGTCAATATTATTGAGTCTAATGCTTCTTCAATAATTGACGTTTTATTAATTCCTGAGAAACTAAAAAGATACGAAGCAATAGGTAAAGTAAAAAAAGAAATTATTGAAAAGTTACCGGATGAATACAAAGATTCCAAAGATGCAGTGTCAGAAATTTTTCATGATTTAGTAAGAAAAAAAACGAGAGAGCTTATTTTAAGTGGCCGTAGAATAGATGGTAGAAAATTTGATGAAATTAGAAATATTTTTTGCGAAGTTGGGCTTCTTCCAAGGCCACATGGCAGTGCTTTATTTACAAGGGGAGAAACTCAAGTATTTGGAGTTTTAACTCTTGGTTCTGGTCAAGATGAGCTTAGAGTCGAAACTTTAACAGGTGATACCTCGAAAGCCTTTATGTTACATTATAATTTCCCGCCATTTTCAGTTGGAGAAGTTAGACGAATATCAGGTCCAAGTCGTAGAGATATAGGACATGGTGCTCTTGCAACAAGAGCTATTGAAAAAGTCTTACCTTTATCAACTGAATTTGATTATACAATACGCCTTGTAGCAGAGGTTTTGGAATCTAATGGATCCTCTTCGATGGGCAGTGTGTGTGCTGGAATACTTGCATTGATGGATGGAGGGGTTCCAATTTCTTCCCCAGTTGCCGGTATCGCGATGGGGCTTATTAAAGAAGACGATACTATTATTATTTTATCGGACATATTGGGAGATGAGGACCATACTGGGGATATGGATTTTAAAATAGCAGGAACACGAAACGGAGTAACTGCTGTTCAAATGGATATTAAGATAAAAGAATTATCAAGAGAAATAATGGATAAAGCTCTTGAGCAAGCTAAAAAAGGCAGATTGTTTATACTTGATAAAATGATGGCGGCCATAGGTCAGTCAAGATCGGAAATATCGTCTTATGCTCCGAAAGTATATTCCGTTAAAATAAATCCTGATAAAATACGGGATGTTATAGGGCCACATGGGAAAATGATTAAATCTCTACAGGCTGAAACAAATACGAGGATTGAAATAGATGATACAGGGCTTGTAAAAATATCTGCGGAAAATCAAGACGAAGGTGAAGTTGCTCTTAAGATGATAAAGGCAATAGGTCTTGATCCTGAAATTGGAGAAATTTACGATGGAACAGTTGTAAAGGTTACAGATTTTGGAGCTTTTGTACAAATTAAACCAGGGAGTGAGGGACTTGTACATATTTCTCAACTCGCATCTCACCATGTTAAAAAGGTTACAGAGGTAGTTAATGAAGGAGATAAGCTTTTAGTTAAAGTCATGGAAATCGGTAGGGATGGTAAAATTCGTTTGAGTCACAAAGCTACAGTGGAAGATAAAAATGATAGAAATCGTAAATAA